From a region of the Aeoliella mucimassa genome:
- a CDS encoding PP2C family serine/threonine-protein phosphatase: MSHFETTILVEAYRQWCEDRVAVFEAGERTVIVVADGAGGIGAGDIAAEAVLREVEAALPHVHSADQWADTLRQIDCRLSQGESTAVVVDIRPYGLAGASVGDSEAWIIKDGNTSALTVNQIRKPLLGSGNASPVSFMQGKLDGLLLVATDGFFSYVKPSDLLPMIAQADFFSIPRKCVEMVQLPSGELWDDIGIVAARVKPQHRTRERYTI, translated from the coding sequence ATGTCGCATTTTGAAACGACTATATTGGTGGAAGCTTATCGCCAGTGGTGCGAGGATCGCGTAGCGGTGTTTGAGGCGGGCGAACGAACTGTGATCGTTGTTGCTGACGGCGCAGGTGGCATTGGCGCAGGCGACATCGCCGCAGAAGCGGTGCTTAGGGAAGTCGAGGCAGCGCTGCCTCATGTTCATTCAGCCGACCAGTGGGCAGACACACTGCGACAGATCGACTGCCGACTCTCACAGGGCGAATCAACGGCCGTGGTGGTCGATATTCGACCCTACGGCCTCGCCGGGGCTAGTGTTGGCGACAGCGAAGCTTGGATCATCAAGGATGGCAACACAAGTGCTCTCACAGTAAACCAGATCAGGAAACCACTGCTTGGGTCTGGCAATGCGTCGCCAGTGTCATTCATGCAAGGCAAACTCGATGGTCTATTGCTTGTTGCCACCGATGGATTCTTCAGCTACGTGAAACCGAGTGACTTGCTACCGATGATCGCGCAAGCTGACTTCTTCTCTATCCCGCGGAAGTGTGTGGAAATGGTGCAACTCCCCTCCGGTGAGCTATGGGACGATATCGGTATCGTTGCCGCACGAGTGAAACCGCAACACCGAACCCGCGAGCGATACACCATCTAA
- a CDS encoding prenyltransferase/squalene oxidase repeat-containing protein, with protein sequence MFSTTVTAVAPAGSLLRKSPVLATPSSCPTDDWLREWNSPVVATAAAVGALVQSEQHGHELPETETDDEFDSAYQTDLSEVIVSSVHWLARHQQKDGGYSGIATDCSAPSNLLTTIMVRSAFQLTGAPAAYPDLVDRINQYIKRNNGLDQLRVTYGPFHNATLLARGISALTEVLDCQYLPTIPVETFPLDGNATRPVFWADRGSITPALIALGLASYHNCKPLNPLTLWRRSRAYQQVHDWLRSQQQKDGGFGDSVAVTSLVILSLASIGQTSGPIVRRGVEYLFSTLSSDGSWPPHPAAGK encoded by the coding sequence ATGTTCTCCACCACAGTTACCGCGGTTGCCCCTGCAGGCAGCCTACTGCGGAAGTCTCCGGTACTCGCGACTCCTTCGTCCTGTCCCACGGATGACTGGTTGCGCGAGTGGAATAGCCCTGTGGTTGCCACCGCCGCTGCGGTCGGAGCGTTGGTGCAGTCGGAACAGCACGGTCATGAACTGCCGGAGACCGAGACCGACGACGAGTTTGACTCGGCGTATCAAACCGACCTGAGCGAGGTAATTGTTAGCTCGGTCCACTGGCTGGCTCGCCATCAACAGAAGGATGGTGGATACAGCGGCATCGCGACCGATTGCTCGGCCCCCTCGAATCTGCTCACCACGATTATGGTTCGCTCGGCATTCCAACTCACGGGTGCCCCTGCTGCTTACCCCGACTTGGTCGATCGTATCAATCAATACATCAAGCGTAACAACGGCCTCGACCAGTTACGCGTGACTTATGGGCCCTTTCACAACGCCACGCTGCTCGCCCGCGGTATTAGCGCGTTGACCGAAGTGCTCGACTGCCAGTACTTACCCACGATTCCGGTGGAAACTTTTCCGCTCGATGGCAATGCAACTCGCCCGGTTTTCTGGGCCGATCGCGGATCGATCACTCCCGCGCTGATTGCATTGGGACTGGCCAGTTATCACAATTGCAAACCACTGAACCCACTCACGCTGTGGCGTCGTAGCCGTGCTTACCAACAAGTGCACGACTGGTTGCGATCGCAACAGCAGAAGGATGGCGGTTTCGGCGACTCGGTGGCCGTGACCAGCCTGGTGATCCTAAGCCTGGCCAGCATCGGCCAAACCTCCGGTCCGATTGTCCGCCGCGGCGTGGAGTACTTGTTTAGTACGCTCTCGTCCGATGGCAGTTGGCCCCCCCACCCGGCCGCGGGTAAGTAG
- a CDS encoding response regulator transcription factor: MIALDNPSTEELVTTDTVYIVEDDESTREALGELIRPTGAKVVTYGSAEEFLQNVDSDQPSCLLLDHQLPGMNGCELLRQLRNDNLQMPAVLVTAYATTSMAVDAMRMGAVNVLEKPCCENQLRDAIDQALALGRKEATRNATRRELAARIEGLSDNERAVLKYVLDGVPNKQIASLMNVCIRTIEARRSRIYKSMGVQSVAELTRSCVAAGFIDS; this comes from the coding sequence ATGATTGCATTAGACAACCCAAGCACCGAAGAACTAGTAACTACCGACACGGTCTACATCGTGGAAGACGATGAGAGCACCCGCGAGGCGCTCGGCGAGTTGATTCGCCCGACCGGAGCCAAGGTCGTGACCTATGGGTCGGCCGAAGAATTTTTGCAAAACGTCGACTCCGATCAGCCAAGTTGCTTGTTGCTCGACCATCAGCTCCCTGGCATGAATGGCTGCGAACTGCTGCGTCAGTTGCGTAACGATAACCTGCAAATGCCGGCTGTTTTGGTCACGGCTTACGCCACGACCTCGATGGCAGTCGACGCCATGCGAATGGGCGCGGTGAATGTGCTGGAGAAGCCTTGCTGCGAAAATCAGCTACGCGACGCGATCGACCAGGCGTTGGCTCTTGGTCGTAAGGAAGCCACCCGCAACGCGACTCGCCGCGAGCTGGCCGCCCGCATCGAAGGACTCTCGGACAACGAGCGAGCGGTGCTGAAGTACGTGCTCGATGGGGTTCCGAACAAGCAAATTGCCAGCTTGATGAACGTTTGCATTCGCACGATCGAAGCCCGCCGGAGCCGGATTTACAAGTCGATGGGCGTGCAATCGGTGGCCGAGCTAACCCGTTCGTGCGTGGCCGCTGGATTCATCGATTCCTGA
- a CDS encoding sodium:solute symporter family protein produces MTPLVTLIIICVYLGLLLALGMFASRLFTGTKEDYQLASHSIGPFLLLMSIFGTTMTAFALVGSSGEAFKEGIGVYGMMASSSGIIHSLCFFVIGVKLWTLGRDNGYSTQIQFFRDRLESDKIGLLLFPILVGLVIPYLLVGVISAGGVVETITGGPPGKPELGALPFFESTNGGVPREIASLVICGVVLVYVFFGGMRGTAWANAFQTIVFMALGLVTFYTLSDKLAEKVGESGTLMENLRLLSQQIPESKSTRAEMSQTQFFTYLFIPLSVGMFPHLFQHWLTAKSANSFKLSVVAHPLFIMIVWVPCVLIGVWAASGIVMIPPPVAENPNRVLVFLVKSLTDPVLSGLLVSGVLAAIMSSLDSQFLCIGTMFSNDMVGHYMGHDRYSDRTMVLITRGFIIAIVAVTYCFSLFEPPSVFALGVWCFSGFASLFPLVFAALYWRGLTKAGAYACVLSTIATWFYLFRASGYGSDRTYTLDITLGGTTYELMPVAGIFAASAISLIVVSLITPKPSTATLQKFFPS; encoded by the coding sequence ATGACCCCGCTAGTTACCCTGATTATCATTTGTGTGTACCTTGGCCTGCTGCTCGCGCTCGGCATGTTTGCTAGCCGACTCTTTACCGGCACCAAGGAAGACTACCAACTCGCGAGCCATAGCATCGGCCCGTTCCTGTTGTTGATGTCGATTTTCGGCACCACGATGACCGCCTTTGCGCTCGTCGGCTCTAGCGGCGAAGCCTTCAAGGAAGGCATCGGCGTCTACGGCATGATGGCCAGCAGCAGCGGTATCATCCACTCGCTCTGCTTCTTCGTCATCGGCGTTAAGCTCTGGACCCTCGGGCGCGACAACGGCTACTCCACCCAGATTCAGTTCTTCCGCGACCGTTTAGAGAGCGACAAGATCGGCCTGCTGCTGTTCCCCATTCTCGTCGGTCTGGTGATTCCTTACCTGCTAGTCGGCGTGATCTCGGCCGGCGGCGTTGTCGAGACCATCACCGGCGGCCCTCCGGGGAAACCCGAACTCGGTGCCCTCCCCTTCTTCGAATCGACCAACGGCGGCGTCCCTCGCGAGATTGCCTCGCTTGTGATCTGCGGCGTGGTGCTCGTTTACGTCTTCTTCGGCGGCATGCGTGGCACCGCCTGGGCCAATGCGTTCCAGACCATCGTGTTCATGGCGTTAGGGCTCGTTACCTTTTACACGCTCTCCGACAAGCTCGCCGAGAAGGTTGGCGAAAGCGGCACTTTGATGGAGAACCTGCGATTGCTCTCCCAGCAGATACCCGAGTCGAAATCGACCCGGGCGGAGATGTCGCAGACGCAGTTCTTCACCTACTTGTTTATCCCGCTGTCGGTCGGCATGTTTCCGCATCTGTTCCAGCACTGGCTCACGGCCAAAAGCGCCAATAGCTTCAAGCTCTCGGTGGTCGCCCACCCACTGTTTATTATGATCGTGTGGGTGCCATGCGTGCTGATCGGCGTATGGGCCGCTTCGGGCATCGTGATGATTCCCCCGCCTGTTGCCGAGAATCCCAACCGCGTACTGGTGTTCCTGGTGAAATCGCTGACCGATCCCGTGCTCTCCGGTCTCTTGGTTTCCGGCGTGCTTGCGGCCATCATGTCGAGCCTCGATAGTCAGTTCCTCTGCATCGGCACCATGTTCAGCAACGACATGGTAGGCCATTACATGGGGCATGATCGCTACAGCGACCGCACCATGGTGCTGATCACCCGCGGATTCATTATCGCCATCGTCGCGGTCACGTACTGCTTCAGTCTGTTTGAGCCACCGAGTGTGTTTGCGCTGGGCGTCTGGTGCTTTAGCGGCTTTGCCTCGCTGTTCCCGCTGGTGTTCGCCGCCCTGTACTGGCGGGGGCTCACCAAAGCGGGCGCGTACGCTTGCGTGCTGTCGACCATCGCGACCTGGTTCTACCTGTTCCGCGCGTCGGGTTACGGATCGGATCGCACCTACACGCTCGATATCACCCTCGGCGGGACCACCTACGAGCTGATGCCAGTGGCTGGCATCTTTGCGGCCTCGGCGATTTCGCTGATCGTGGTCTCGCTGATCACCCCGAAACCGTCAACCGCGACCTTGCAGAAGTTCTTCCCCAGTTAA
- a CDS encoding lysoplasmalogenase, producing the protein MTSTAPPTRTFWIPLLLWVLWAGLLTLGLLADATPSAGLKANETWLKAGSSLVLVATACWFAWRATGVWHHVARYLAVGMALGSMGDASPLLGNWWPDPQRTLLNMVLFGIGHLAYIRASVLAARMSPSTPKQANGWYASLALWLIAGAVLWYFAAWRGAHHSVLKWPALAYTLLLATTAGATLGTALTRRWFAVVALGAMLFVASDALLAIWIFHDYRYPHVDLVWLTYGLGQMLIVFGALGDWLSLQRD; encoded by the coding sequence ATGACCTCTACAGCACCACCAACCCGGACGTTTTGGATTCCCCTGTTGCTGTGGGTGTTATGGGCGGGGCTGCTTACGTTGGGATTGCTGGCCGATGCCACACCGAGTGCTGGACTCAAGGCAAACGAGACCTGGCTCAAGGCGGGCTCGTCGCTGGTTTTGGTCGCGACCGCTTGCTGGTTTGCCTGGCGGGCCACGGGGGTTTGGCACCACGTCGCCCGCTACCTGGCGGTCGGCATGGCGCTCGGCTCCATGGGCGATGCGAGTCCCCTGCTTGGCAACTGGTGGCCCGATCCTCAGCGGACACTGCTGAACATGGTGCTCTTTGGCATCGGGCATCTGGCGTACATTCGCGCCAGCGTGCTGGCCGCGCGGATGTCCCCCTCCACTCCGAAACAGGCTAACGGGTGGTACGCGAGCCTGGCACTCTGGCTGATCGCAGGAGCCGTGCTGTGGTACTTCGCCGCCTGGCGAGGTGCCCACCACTCAGTGCTCAAGTGGCCCGCCCTCGCGTACACGCTGCTGCTGGCAACCACGGCCGGGGCAACGCTCGGCACCGCACTCACCCGCCGCTGGTTTGCCGTGGTCGCCCTAGGTGCCATGCTGTTTGTCGCCAGCGACGCCTTACTGGCGATCTGGATTTTCCACGACTACCGCTACCCCCACGTCGACCTGGTCTGGCTCACCTACGGGCTGGGGCAAATGCTCATCGTCTTCGGAGCACTCGGTGACTGGTTGAGTTTGCAGAGAGATTAA
- a CDS encoding glycosyltransferase family 4 protein — protein MRIAYIAAGAAGMYCGSCLHDNTLARALMDLGHDVLLVPTYTPIRTDEVDVSQPRVFVGGISSYLQQKMPLFRYTPRWVDRLFDQPWLLKLATRGGPSVDPAKLGDMTVSMLRGESGNQRKGVVELVDWLVDVAKPDVVHLSNSMLLGFAKLIAERCGPPVVCSLSGEDIFLEKLTPPYYQQARDLIRERAGDVAAFVSLNEYYANFMSEYLAVAPERMHVVPHGLDLAGHGPAEPQSDDLIVGYLARICHDKGLHLLIEACEHLAETAPELHFKIQAVGYLGKSDQPYLADLERRIANGPLAGRFEYLGELDRDGKLAFLKSLSVFSLPTVYAESKGLPVLEAWANGVPVVLPDHGSFSEMVADTSGGMLHVPHDPVDLAGRLAELLVDADLRKELGTRGHAAVVDRYHAKKMAETTLELYRSLL, from the coding sequence ATGCGTATTGCCTACATCGCTGCTGGTGCCGCTGGTATGTACTGCGGCAGCTGCCTGCACGACAACACGCTCGCCCGGGCGTTGATGGACCTCGGTCACGACGTACTGCTGGTGCCGACCTACACGCCGATTCGCACCGACGAAGTCGACGTGAGCCAGCCGCGGGTGTTTGTCGGCGGTATCAGTTCGTACCTGCAGCAAAAGATGCCGCTGTTTCGCTACACGCCGCGGTGGGTCGATCGGCTATTCGATCAGCCCTGGCTGCTGAAGCTGGCCACCCGCGGCGGGCCGAGTGTCGATCCCGCGAAGCTCGGCGACATGACCGTCTCGATGCTCCGCGGCGAAAGCGGCAACCAGCGCAAAGGGGTCGTGGAGCTGGTCGACTGGCTGGTGGATGTCGCCAAGCCCGATGTGGTGCACCTGTCGAACTCCATGCTACTTGGCTTCGCCAAACTGATCGCCGAGCGATGTGGCCCGCCGGTGGTTTGCTCGCTGTCGGGCGAGGACATCTTTCTCGAAAAGCTCACTCCCCCCTACTACCAGCAAGCTCGCGATCTGATCCGCGAGCGGGCGGGCGACGTGGCCGCGTTCGTATCGCTCAACGAGTACTACGCCAACTTCATGAGCGAATACCTGGCGGTCGCTCCCGAGCGGATGCACGTGGTGCCGCACGGGCTCGACCTCGCGGGGCATGGACCAGCGGAGCCACAAAGCGACGATCTGATCGTGGGGTACCTGGCCCGCATCTGTCACGACAAAGGCTTGCACCTACTAATCGAAGCCTGCGAACACCTGGCCGAGACCGCGCCGGAGCTGCATTTTAAGATCCAGGCGGTCGGCTACCTTGGCAAGTCCGACCAGCCCTACCTTGCCGACCTCGAGCGTCGCATCGCCAATGGCCCGCTGGCGGGGCGATTCGAATACCTTGGCGAACTCGATCGCGACGGCAAGCTCGCCTTCCTCAAATCGCTCAGCGTATTTTCGCTACCAACCGTGTATGCCGAGAGCAAAGGCCTGCCGGTGCTCGAAGCCTGGGCCAACGGTGTGCCAGTCGTGCTGCCCGACCATGGCAGCTTCTCCGAAATGGTAGCCGACACCTCTGGCGGAATGCTGCACGTGCCGCACGACCCGGTCGACTTGGCCGGCCGCCTGGCCGAACTACTGGTCGACGCCGACCTGCGAAAAGAACTCGGCACCCGAGGCCACGCCGCGGTGGTCGATCGGTACCACGCGAAGAAAATGGCCGAGACCACGCTCGAGCTGTATCGATCGCTTCTGTAA
- a CDS encoding NAD(P)/FAD-dependent oxidoreductase, with the protein MPELLSEYDCVVIGGGPAGSTAAALVAEQGHSVLLVEREPMPREHVGESLMPESYWVFERLGVLEQLNKSCFPRKVGVQFVNNTGRESQPFFFRTHDPRPCSETWHVDRSEFDQMLFENAATKGAHCHDATRVADVLFDDNRATGVRLIDRTGTEHKIACKVVIDGSGQQTLIANKLGIKQVNPELKKAAIWRHYRGAERDESGGGVKTIIMHTSDKKCWFWYIPQADDTVSVGCVGDNDYLLKGRGTPAEVFEQELAKCEGAYQRVQGAEALDDLRVAKEFSYSTDQIAGDGWVLVGDAWGFIDPVYSSGVYFALQSAALAADCVSQALTTGDTSAAQLGGWGPEFKEATNSVRKLVNAFYSGEFRVGKFVMEHPEHQGNLTDLLIGRIFKPGVAMMFDDLDPWLDRQMSAMEEPA; encoded by the coding sequence ATGCCTGAATTGCTGAGCGAATACGATTGTGTGGTCATCGGCGGCGGCCCTGCGGGCTCGACTGCCGCCGCTTTGGTTGCCGAGCAAGGCCACTCGGTGCTACTAGTCGAACGCGAGCCAATGCCTCGCGAACACGTCGGCGAGTCGCTGATGCCCGAAAGCTATTGGGTATTCGAACGATTGGGCGTGCTTGAACAGCTCAACAAATCGTGCTTCCCGCGCAAAGTTGGCGTGCAATTCGTCAACAATACCGGCCGCGAGTCGCAACCTTTCTTCTTCCGCACGCACGACCCTCGTCCCTGCAGCGAAACCTGGCACGTCGACCGCAGTGAGTTCGACCAGATGCTGTTCGAAAACGCAGCGACCAAAGGGGCTCACTGCCACGATGCAACGCGCGTGGCCGACGTGCTATTCGACGACAACCGCGCAACCGGCGTGCGACTCATCGACCGCACCGGTACCGAACACAAGATCGCTTGCAAAGTGGTGATCGATGGCTCCGGCCAACAAACGCTGATCGCCAACAAGTTGGGCATCAAGCAGGTGAATCCCGAACTCAAGAAGGCCGCAATCTGGCGGCACTACCGCGGCGCCGAACGCGACGAGTCGGGCGGCGGCGTGAAGACCATCATCATGCACACCAGCGATAAGAAGTGCTGGTTCTGGTACATCCCGCAAGCCGACGACACCGTAAGCGTTGGCTGCGTCGGCGATAACGACTACCTGCTCAAAGGCCGCGGTACCCCTGCCGAGGTGTTCGAGCAGGAACTCGCCAAGTGCGAAGGGGCGTACCAGCGGGTGCAGGGTGCCGAAGCCCTCGACGACCTGCGGGTCGCCAAGGAGTTTTCGTACTCGACCGATCAAATCGCCGGAGACGGCTGGGTGCTGGTCGGCGACGCTTGGGGCTTTATCGATCCGGTTTACTCCTCCGGTGTGTACTTCGCCTTGCAATCGGCCGCATTGGCTGCCGATTGCGTTTCGCAGGCCCTTACGACCGGCGACACCTCGGCTGCTCAGCTCGGCGGGTGGGGTCCTGAGTTCAAAGAGGCCACGAATTCGGTTCGCAAGCTGGTCAACGCGTTTTACTCCGGCGAGTTCCGCGTCGGTAAGTTTGTGATGGAGCATCCCGAGCACCAAGGCAACCTGACCGATCTGCTGATCGGTCGCATCTTCAAGCCGGGCGTTGCGATGATGTTCGACGACCTCGACCCCTGGCTCGATCGCCAGATGTCGGCCATGGAAGAACCCGCCTAG
- a CDS encoding ankyrin repeat domain-containing protein → MPIGIFIAIMLMQVSTFGQAIEMKSRPFHEKYKWIAEDFFDDSQVIALCKAIEANDLKEMDRLLAAGADANAKGKGNMTPLLWAYPENHPERLKKLLEHGADPNVIFTSDFNTRRSIIVPGDSVTHMVCDCYFPKYFEYVFEHGGDPNLVHPQSHNTPMLVLIYGLCQDKKAKLQRLIDLGADLEANHDDELTGYATPVTVSISCFSQFDLTLLLLESGADYRRHRPDHAARLIHLAEGANSSVMSKETRKELQKVIDWLEAHGESLEEAAEDKKKWREWREAGTYQEMMAKEVEKLKAETAEKQP, encoded by the coding sequence GTGCCCATTGGCATCTTCATCGCAATAATGTTGATGCAGGTATCCACTTTCGGTCAAGCGATCGAGATGAAGAGCCGTCCTTTTCACGAAAAGTACAAGTGGATCGCGGAGGACTTTTTCGATGACTCACAAGTCATCGCACTCTGCAAGGCAATCGAAGCGAATGACTTAAAGGAGATGGATCGCTTGTTGGCTGCGGGAGCGGATGCGAATGCCAAGGGGAAAGGCAACATGACTCCGCTACTGTGGGCGTATCCCGAGAATCATCCGGAGCGATTGAAGAAACTCCTGGAACATGGAGCTGATCCGAATGTGATCTTCACGAGCGATTTCAACACTCGCCGGTCGATTATCGTTCCGGGAGATTCGGTGACTCATATGGTTTGCGATTGTTACTTTCCGAAGTACTTTGAATATGTGTTCGAGCATGGAGGGGATCCGAATCTAGTCCATCCCCAAAGTCACAATACACCGATGCTCGTCTTAATCTATGGCTTGTGCCAAGACAAGAAAGCGAAGCTACAGCGATTGATCGATTTAGGTGCCGACTTGGAGGCAAATCACGATGACGAACTTACTGGCTATGCAACGCCAGTCACCGTTTCTATCAGTTGTTTCAGTCAATTCGATCTGACCCTATTGCTCTTGGAGTCGGGGGCCGATTATCGACGTCATCGACCAGATCATGCTGCTCGCTTAATACACCTGGCGGAAGGTGCAAATAGCTCTGTTATGAGTAAAGAGACGAGGAAAGAGCTGCAGAAAGTGATCGACTGGCTGGAGGCCCATGGTGAGTCCCTGGAAGAGGCCGCAGAAGACAAAAAGAAGTGGAGAGAGTGGCGGGAAGCCGGCACCTACCAGGAGATGATGGCCAAGGAAGTCGAGAAACTAAAAGCAGAAACTGCCGAGAAGCAACCTTAG
- a CDS encoding response regulator transcription factor, translating to MADTPTVYIVDDDNDSRDSVETLLAEMKVPFRAYASAEEFLETYDGARPGCLVTDVRMLQMSGLELQEELQRRGITISVVVVTAYADTPIVVRAIKNGAVTLLEKPCREHELWDAIREGLARDEENYRRETRRAELRARIDQLTPAEKEVLDLIVAGEPNKRIATSLDISVRTVEVRRQHVFTKLQADSVAELVKIVVEAEQ from the coding sequence GTGGCTGATACCCCGACCGTTTACATCGTCGACGACGACAACGACTCTCGCGACTCGGTGGAGACATTGCTCGCCGAGATGAAGGTGCCGTTCCGCGCGTACGCCTCGGCCGAGGAATTCCTGGAGACCTACGATGGAGCGCGGCCTGGTTGCCTGGTGACCGACGTGCGGATGCTGCAGATGAGCGGACTGGAGTTGCAGGAAGAACTGCAACGCCGAGGCATTACCATTTCGGTGGTCGTGGTGACCGCCTACGCAGATACGCCGATCGTGGTGCGAGCGATTAAAAACGGGGCGGTCACACTGCTCGAAAAACCATGCCGCGAGCATGAACTGTGGGACGCCATTCGCGAAGGACTAGCCCGGGACGAAGAAAATTATCGTCGCGAGACTCGCCGAGCCGAATTGCGAGCAAGAATTGATCAGCTGACGCCAGCCGAGAAAGAGGTGCTCGACCTCATCGTCGCCGGCGAACCCAACAAACGCATCGCGACCTCGCTCGATATTAGTGTCCGCACGGTCGAGGTCCGCCGTCAGCACGTATTTACGAAGCTACAGGCCGATTCCGTAGCAGAACTAGTAAAAATTGTGGTTGAAGCGGAGCAGTAA
- a CDS encoding DUF3311 domain-containing protein, with amino-acid sequence MKLAVWIIIAALLVLHQDNWNWNSDTMVFGFMPIGLFYHACISLAAAATWFLATLFCWPAELEKKKEPGV; translated from the coding sequence ATGAAATTAGCGGTGTGGATCATCATCGCAGCCCTACTGGTGCTGCATCAAGACAATTGGAATTGGAACAGCGATACCATGGTGTTCGGGTTCATGCCGATCGGCTTGTTCTACCATGCGTGCATCTCGCTTGCCGCTGCCGCTACCTGGTTTCTGGCGACGTTGTTCTGCTGGCCCGCCGAGCTTGAAAAGAAAAAGGAGCCCGGCGTATGA